One Alphaproteobacteria bacterium genomic window, CAGCATTGGCATCGTGCCCCAGGAGCTAGTCATCGACCCCTTTTTCACACCGCGCGAGAGCCTCGAAAATCAAGCGGGCTATTACGGTGTGCCCAAAGCGGAGCGCCGCACAGACGAGATCCTCGAAGCCATGGGCCTTGCCGACAAGGCGGAGGCCTATACCCGCCGGCTTTCTGGCGGTATGCGTCGGCGTCTGATGGTGGCCAAGGCTATGGTGCATGCGCCGCCCATCCTGGTGCTTGACGAGCCGACCGCCGGCGTCGATGTGGAGCTACGCGCCCAGCTTTGGCGCTACATGCGTCGGCTCAACGACAACGGCACCACGGTGCTGCTTACCACTCATTATCTGGAAGAGGCGGAGGAGACCTGTGACCGCATCGCCATCATCGCCCGCGGTGAGGTGGTGGCCTGCGATAAGACTGAGGCGCTTCTGAACCGCCTCGGCCACAAGGAGTTCGCGTTGGTGTTGGCTGAGGATGTGCAAGAGGTGCCGCCCGCGCTCGCCGCCTTCGGGGCTGCGCTAGAAGGAAACCGGCGCTTGACGCTACGCTACCAACCAAGCGAGACCCGTGTCACTGAGATCCTCGCCGCCGTTGACAACGCCGGTCTGATCGTGGCGGATATCTCGACCCACGAGCCCGATCTTGAAGACCTGTTCCTGGAGCTGACCGCCGGGGCGGGACGAGGTGGTTAGGGGGCGATAGCGCGGGCAAGAGCGGTAAGGCCCACGGGGGTGAGTTTTGCTTTCTGGCATGGCCAAAAAGCACGCCTTATTTGACACATCATCTCAGCTGCCGTCGGCCTGCTGTTGGTGCAGTGTGGTAATTTCGTCGGCCAACGCCTTGCTCGACCGCGAGCTGACGCGCTGGTCCAACGCTAACTGTTGCGCGGTATTGCGGTCCGGGTAATTACGCAGGCGTGCCTCGAGCTTGACTTAGGCCTCGTTAGGCAGTTGTAGGCGATGGCCTTGATCAGGCTCGTCCTTGGCCTGCATGAACAGTACGAAAATCTGCTTGGCCAAGGCCTCGACTTCGGCATTGTCATCTGCAAAAACTACCGAGATGCGGGACGTCACCAAAAGAATCACAATCTTGATGTACCGTAAGACGTGCATCAGATAATTGCAGGTATTGGGGCAACAAATCGCAGCTTATAGGAGAAGCTGTGGATAGAGTTCTGTTTCTGTTGTCTTGCGTCGTCTGCGCCCCTGCGTTATCCGAAACGGGTCGTTCTCGAGCTATGGATCGTGCCTATGACAGATGCTGCCTCCGGGCCACTTTCTGGGATCACCGTTGTCGACATGACGCGGGTGCTTGCTGGCCCCTATTGCACCATGGTGCTGTCGGACCTTGGCGCCCGCATCATTAAAGTCGAGCCGCCGGGCGGTGACGATGCGCGCGCCTACGGACCCTGGGTGGACGGGCTCTCAGCCTATTTCATGTCGCTCAACCGCGGTAAGGAGAGCATCGTGCTTGACCTCAAGGATGCGGGGGATAAGGCGATCCTGGAAGACTTGTTGGAACATGCCGATGTGTTGGTCGAGAACTTCCGTCCCGACACCATGACCAGGCTCGGCTTCGGCTACGAAGCGGTGAGCGAGCGCCACCCACGGCTGATCTACGCTGCGTGTTCCGGCTTTGGCCAGACCGGGCCTGATTCCCAGCGTCCGGCCTATGATATGGTGGTGCAGGGCATGGGCGGCATCATGAGTCTGACTGGCCACGAGGGCGGCGAGCCGACGCGGGTGGGCACTGCGATCGGCGATATCACCGCCGGCATGTTCACGGCTATCGGTATAAACGCGGCGCTGTATGAGCGCGAGTGCAGCGGCCGCGGCCAGTTCATCGACATCGCCATGCTCGACTGCCAGGTGGCAATCCTGGAGAACGCTATCGCGCGCTACTTCACCACTGGGGAGACGCCCGGCCCGAGTGGCGCGCGGCATCCCGCCATTGCGCCTTTCGAATGTTATCGTAGCGGCGATGGTCACATCATCATGGCCGCCGGTAACGACGCGCTGTTCGTGCGGTTGTGCGAGGCGCTGGACATGGCGGGCCTGCCGAGCAATCCGCTGTTCTCGACGAACCCGCTGCGTATGCAGCATGTCGAGGCCCTGAAGGTGGAGTTGGAGGCGGTGCTGACTACGGACACCACCGAGCATTGGCTGGCTAAGTTGGAAGCGGCGGGCGTGCCCTGCGGGCCACTCAACACCGTCGCCCATACGGTCAGCCACCGTCAAGTACTGGCGCGCAATATGGTGGTTGGTATTGACGACCCCAAGGCGGGGCCGCTGAGAATCGCCGGCAACCCGATCAAGATGCCGGCTCACCCCGATCCCGAAAGCCGCGGTGCCGTTCCCGAACTCGACGGCGACCGAGCGCGGATCTTGGCCCAGTTCAGCAGCG contains:
- a CDS encoding ABC transporter ATP-binding protein; its protein translation is MISNCLPKSPTESVRAPAICARALRKVYGAGVEALKGIDLDIPAGSIFGLLGPNGAGKSTFIDILAGLVRKTSGQIEIWGHDIDTARRSASNSIGIVPQELVIDPFFTPRESLENQAGYYGVPKAERRTDEILEAMGLADKAEAYTRRLSGGMRRRLMVAKAMVHAPPILVLDEPTAGVDVELRAQLWRYMRRLNDNGTTVLLTTHYLEEAEETCDRIAIIARGEVVACDKTEALLNRLGHKEFALVLAEDVQEVPPALAAFGAALEGNRRLTLRYQPSETRVTEILAAVDNAGLIVADISTHEPDLEDLFLELTAGAGRGG
- a CDS encoding CoA transferase; this encodes MTDAASGPLSGITVVDMTRVLAGPYCTMVLSDLGARIIKVEPPGGDDARAYGPWVDGLSAYFMSLNRGKESIVLDLKDAGDKAILEDLLEHADVLVENFRPDTMTRLGFGYEAVSERHPRLIYAACSGFGQTGPDSQRPAYDMVVQGMGGIMSLTGHEGGEPTRVGTAIGDITAGMFTAIGINAALYERECSGRGQFIDIAMLDCQVAILENAIARYFTTGETPGPSGARHPAIAPFECYRSGDGHIIMAAGNDALFVRLCEALDMAGLPSNPLFSTNPLRMQHVEALKVELEAVLTTDTTEHWLAKLEAAGVPCGPLNTVAHTVSHRQVLARNMVVGIDDPKAGPLRIAGNPIKMPAHPDPESRGAVPELDGDRARILAQFSSG